The Methanoplanus sp. FWC-SCC4 genome has a window encoding:
- a CDS encoding universal stress protein: MFNRVLVAIDGSKQSEKALLTAISDLLSKDSDLHVIHVKNKLVYGAIEGEACYGGVESPHEICRNLLEKDKEEVSGCLEKTCGKNGIKYTFHVRSGDPRNVIIDVAEEIGADIIVLGSTGKGFGERIILGSVSTYVVVHSSITTMVVR; this comes from the coding sequence ATGTTTAACAGAGTACTTGTGGCAATAGATGGTTCAAAGCAGTCTGAAAAAGCACTTCTGACTGCGATCAGTGACCTGCTTTCAAAGGATAGTGACCTGCATGTCATACATGTAAAAAACAAACTGGTATACGGTGCAATTGAGGGAGAGGCCTGCTACGGGGGTGTCGAATCCCCACATGAAATCTGCCGGAACCTCCTTGAAAAAGACAAAGAGGAAGTTTCAGGATGCCTTGAAAAAACCTGCGGCAAAAACGGAATAAAATATACATTCCACGTACGAAGTGGTGATCCCCGGAATGTTATCATTGATGTTGCAGAGGAGATTGGTGCAGATATTATTGTCCTCGGCTCAACCGGAAAGGGTTTTGGTGAAAGGATCATTCTTGGAAGTGTCAGTACCTATGTCGTTGTACACAGTAGTATCACAACGATGGTTGTGAGATAG
- a CDS encoding ABC transporter ATP-binding protein produces MIEFRHLVKEYNGVRAVDDLCLTIGDGEIYGLLGPNGAGKSTTILMLIGLIQPTSGECLVNGVEVSKNPIEVKKQIGYMPEDVGFYTNLDAWQNLEYSASFYGLSGEEADERIEYLLGLVGLKGVTKKVGGYSKGMRQRLGVAKALINNPSVVVLDEPTANLDPQGVSDYRSILRDVAKEGKTILVSSHILAEVSKVSTKIGILQRGRLIREGTWEELANAIGDLNLPEIRINIETRSKMPEFSHPDIVSADYRKDGTVAHIVAKSDIRDQLADVLYKNNIAPRQIGLDSITLEDAILSYYNE; encoded by the coding sequence ATGATTGAATTCAGACATCTTGTCAAAGAATACAACGGTGTAAGAGCCGTTGACGATCTCTGCCTGACTATCGGGGACGGGGAGATTTACGGACTTTTGGGTCCGAATGGTGCCGGAAAAAGTACCACAATCCTTATGCTCATAGGCCTTATCCAGCCTACGAGCGGAGAGTGCCTTGTAAACGGGGTTGAGGTTTCGAAAAATCCGATTGAAGTAAAGAAACAGATAGGCTATATGCCCGAAGATGTTGGTTTTTACACCAATCTTGATGCATGGCAGAATCTGGAGTATTCGGCAAGCTTTTATGGCCTTTCAGGAGAGGAGGCCGATGAGAGAATTGAATATCTCCTCGGGCTTGTCGGGCTAAAGGGTGTTACAAAAAAAGTCGGAGGATACTCAAAAGGTATGCGTCAGCGCCTTGGTGTTGCAAAAGCTCTTATCAACAATCCTTCTGTCGTTGTCCTGGATGAACCAACGGCAAACCTTGATCCCCAGGGGGTTTCTGACTACAGAAGCATTCTTCGTGATGTTGCAAAGGAAGGAAAAACGATTCTTGTCTCATCCCATATTCTTGCGGAAGTTAGCAAGGTATCAACGAAAATAGGGATTCTTCAGAGAGGAAGGCTCATTCGTGAGGGTACCTGGGAAGAGCTTGCCAATGCAATCGGCGATCTTAACCTCCCGGAAATCAGGATAAATATCGAGACCAGATCAAAAATGCCTGAGTTTTCACACCCGGATATAGTATCAGCCGATTACAGAAAGGACGGCACTGTCGCACATATAGTTGCAAAAAGCGACATCAGGGATCAGCTTGCGGATGTTTTGTATAAAAACAATATAGCACCACGCCAGATCGGTCTTGATTCGATAACGCTTGAGGATGCAATACTGTCATATTACAACGAATGA